One part of the Bacteroidales bacterium genome encodes these proteins:
- a CDS encoding DEAD/DEAH box helicase, with protein MKFDQYRIADDIKTSISRLGYKKPTDIQYKSIPPVLKGEDVLAIAQTGTGKTAAYAIPILHILQERKIKGHPDGHTRQLN; from the coding sequence ATGAAATTCGATCAATACCGTATAGCTGATGACATCAAAACCAGCATATCTAGGCTGGGTTACAAAAAGCCCACCGACATTCAATACAAATCCATTCCGCCTGTTTTAAAAGGGGAGGATGTACTGGCCATAGCCCAAACCGGCACGGGAAAAACTGCTGCATACGCCATACCCATATTGCATATTTTACAGGAACGAAAGATCAAAGGGCACCCTGACGGGCATACGCGTCAACTTAA